One window from the genome of Candidatus Latescibacterota bacterium encodes:
- a CDS encoding UbiA family prenyltransferase, with the protein MDKGIDRPPLPPPGSARPLDYVFLLRPMILVPVWTFYLLGAWHGQNISGIPTDPLSLFFGMTAFTLMLGAAYIVNQITDREADRANNKLFLLSHGIITIKGAWIEASLLAAASIAIGIFLLPGRFLIILLISMVLGILYSVEPVRLKRRPVLDIASNAIGSGIVNTLAGWTASGASLDGYIVLLPYILAVSSVHMVTALADIGGDRDSGLMTSGVALGRRKGMILATVLMAGASIACMRVGNRPALYATLLSLPLMAIMIRAGKRKPDQTRILLPAIVSTVVFSLTAVFFFPFYLPFLVTIVLLTRLYYSRRFGIKYPSL; encoded by the coding sequence ATGGATAAAGGAATAGACCGACCTCCTTTACCTCCTCCAGGCAGTGCGCGGCCGCTGGACTACGTCTTTCTGCTTCGCCCGATGATCCTCGTACCCGTATGGACTTTCTACCTCCTCGGAGCGTGGCACGGCCAGAACATCTCCGGCATCCCCACAGATCCCCTGTCACTGTTTTTCGGCATGACAGCCTTTACGCTTATGCTGGGCGCGGCCTATATAGTGAACCAGATCACCGACCGTGAAGCGGACCGTGCGAACAACAAGTTGTTTCTTCTCTCTCATGGAATCATCACGATAAAGGGAGCATGGATCGAAGCTTCCCTGCTTGCTGCCGCATCCATTGCTATCGGAATCTTCCTGCTCCCTGGACGGTTCCTGATCATCCTCCTGATCAGTATGGTTCTCGGGATCCTCTACTCTGTCGAACCGGTCCGCCTCAAGAGGCGGCCTGTCCTGGATATCGCATCCAACGCGATTGGAAGCGGAATAGTCAACACTCTGGCTGGATGGACCGCGAGCGGCGCTTCTCTGGATGGTTACATCGTACTGCTACCATACATCCTGGCTGTCTCTTCCGTTCACATGGTGACAGCCCTGGCAGATATAGGCGGAGACAGGGATTCGGGCCTGATGACAAGTGGAGTGGCGCTCGGCAGGCGAAAGGGAATGATCCTGGCCACAGTTCTCATGGCGGGTGCTTCGATAGCTTGCATGCGGGTCGGGAACAGACCTGCTCTCTATGCCACATTATTGTCGCTGCCATTGATGGCCATCATGATCAGGGCAGGGAAAAGAAAACCGGACCAGACCAGGATACTGCTGCCCGCGATAGTGTCCACGGTTGTCTTCTCATTGACAGCCGTATTTTTCTTTCCTTTCTACCTGCCATTCCTGGTTACGATCGTCCTTCTTACCAGGTTGTACTACAGCCGCCGTTTCGGGATAAAATACCCTTCTCTGTGA
- a CDS encoding AMP-binding protein, translating into METVRPGTFAESGIRTLSNIYDFAIENYSASIAMKKRHSWGYQSISYQEFGKLISFLGSGLMSKGLERGDRVALMAGNSPEWVVMYAAITSCGAVVVPLDTNLRENELKHVLLHSMAKFLVVSPGIYHDLVKGTGFKDVEIIVLGEQDSTIETMTVTEIMAAGKEIINNGDAAFFSAKTEVRPEDIAAICYTSGTTGNSKAAVLLHSNLVANIESLMSRLPISKDDIFLCMLPLHHTFSSMCVFLVPVMCGSSIVFARSKRPDLILKDVMQEGVTILVAVPLLFEHLAPMLVPLKSGKKKGMGIFRKIFLGVVYGLGKLVGKKMEKTETAKKLVSAGLEKIRFCASGGAALRSDVENAFFDAGIPVLQGYGLTETSPVCAINPIEKPKRGSIGPPLPGIEMKIDMPDADGIGEILVKGANVMKEYYKNPEATQAVLRGGYLYTGDLGRVDDEGYVTIVGRIKSLIVTAGGKNIYPDELEAMLNRSPYILENIVIPVEDRKGNTRPGAIVVPNYDAVGSVPELSGKLTDETIREFIGTEVKKIFADLPDYKRILDFQIRDQELPKTSTRKVKRHMVKWIKE; encoded by the coding sequence ATGGAAACTGTCAGACCGGGGACCTTTGCCGAATCAGGCATTCGAACACTTTCGAATATTTACGATTTCGCCATAGAAAACTACAGCGCTTCCATAGCCATGAAAAAGCGTCATTCGTGGGGATATCAGTCGATCTCATATCAGGAGTTCGGCAAGCTGATCTCGTTCCTCGGTTCCGGCCTGATGTCCAAAGGCCTCGAAAGGGGTGACCGAGTCGCTCTGATGGCCGGCAACAGTCCCGAATGGGTGGTCATGTATGCAGCCATCACATCTTGCGGCGCGGTAGTCGTCCCACTCGATACTAATCTTCGTGAAAATGAGCTTAAACATGTACTTCTGCATTCCATGGCAAAATTCCTGGTCGTTTCTCCGGGAATCTACCACGATCTGGTCAAGGGAACCGGGTTCAAGGATGTCGAGATAATTGTTCTCGGCGAACAGGATTCTACGATCGAGACGATGACGGTGACAGAGATCATGGCTGCCGGCAAAGAGATAATCAACAATGGAGACGCTGCCTTTTTCAGCGCAAAGACCGAAGTCAGGCCGGAAGATATAGCAGCTATATGCTACACATCCGGAACGACGGGCAATTCGAAGGCTGCGGTCCTCCTTCACAGCAACCTCGTGGCGAACATCGAATCGCTCATGAGCAGGCTTCCTATCAGCAAAGACGATATTTTTCTCTGCATGCTGCCGCTTCACCATACCTTTTCCAGCATGTGCGTCTTCCTTGTGCCAGTCATGTGCGGGTCGTCCATCGTCTTCGCCCGATCGAAAAGACCTGACCTGATCCTGAAAGATGTAATGCAGGAAGGCGTCACTATACTCGTCGCCGTACCCCTTCTGTTCGAACACCTCGCCCCCATGCTCGTCCCTCTGAAAAGTGGCAAAAAGAAAGGTATGGGAATTTTCAGGAAGATCTTCCTCGGCGTAGTATACGGGCTGGGAAAACTTGTCGGAAAGAAAATGGAAAAGACAGAGACGGCGAAAAAACTCGTGTCGGCAGGATTGGAGAAGATCAGGTTCTGCGCCTCTGGCGGAGCGGCCCTGCGTTCCGATGTGGAAAACGCGTTCTTCGATGCCGGGATCCCGGTACTCCAGGGCTACGGTCTGACAGAGACATCACCGGTCTGCGCGATCAATCCGATTGAAAAGCCGAAAAGAGGGTCGATCGGACCACCTCTGCCAGGAATTGAGATGAAGATAGACATGCCTGACGCTGACGGTATCGGTGAGATACTGGTCAAGGGTGCAAACGTGATGAAAGAGTACTATAAAAATCCGGAAGCCACACAGGCAGTCCTGCGAGGTGGATACCTGTACACAGGCGATCTGGGCCGTGTGGACGATGAAGGTTATGTTACGATAGTCGGCCGGATAAAGAGCCTGATCGTCACTGCCGGCGGCAAGAACATCTACCCCGACGAACTCGAAGCGATGCTCAATCGCAGTCCGTATATTCTTGAAAACATCGTTATCCCCGTCGAGGACCGCAAAGGCAACACGAGGCCCGGGGCGATCGTCGTCCCCAATTACGATGCGGTCGGATCCGTGCCGGAACTCTCCGGAAAATTGACTGACGAAACCATCAGAGAGTTCATCGGAACTGAAGTAAAAAAGATCTTTGCCGATCTTCCCGATTACAAACGGATCCTGGATTTCCAGATCAGGGATCAGGAACTTCCCAAGACCTCCACGCGGAAGGTCAAACGTCACATGGTAAAATGGATAAAGGAATAG
- a CDS encoding nitroreductase family protein: protein MNDRERNVMSTDNIFARRSIRKFVNKEVDTAQMKILLEAGMAAPSGRNLKPWHFVAITERKTLDLLAEAHPYGKMLFEATAAILVCGDMTISPDYWIQDCSAATENILVAAAGSGLGSVWLGCHPREDRVAAIKKVLNIPGEIGILSLIAIGHPGEIKEPRTQYEEERVHREKW, encoded by the coding sequence ATGAATGACAGGGAAAGGAACGTGATGTCGACAGACAATATCTTCGCAAGAAGGAGCATCCGAAAATTTGTGAATAAAGAAGTCGATACCGCCCAAATGAAGATACTTCTCGAGGCGGGAATGGCCGCCCCTTCCGGAAGGAATCTCAAACCGTGGCACTTTGTGGCAATCACGGAGAGAAAGACTCTCGACCTTCTCGCCGAAGCACATCCATACGGGAAGATGCTGTTTGAAGCTACCGCTGCAATACTCGTCTGCGGAGATATGACAATCTCCCCGGATTACTGGATACAGGACTGTTCGGCCGCCACCGAGAATATCCTGGTCGCGGCTGCTGGATCGGGACTGGGCTCGGTATGGCTGGGCTGCCATCCAAGAGAAGATCGGGTTGCCGCGATAAAGAAGGTCCTGAATATCCCCGGTGAGATCGGGATTCTGAGCCTCATCGCTATAGGACACCCGGGAGAAATAAAAGAACCAAGAACGCAATACGAGGAAGAAAGAGTTCACAGGGAAAAATGGTAG
- a CDS encoding polysaccharide deacetylase family protein codes for MKHDSRASVLMYHALESPDMPCGLQESGELVYVVDESRFRLHMTLIEKSGARVTLPGDSLSSSTRGDVILTFDDGHRSGYSLALPILSESGLSAIFFITTDWTGKDHYLTREQIKQLHDSGMMIGSHGISHRFMTDLTDDELTAELTGSKESLESIIGEDVTSFSAPGGRIDRRVTMAALKAGYRWIFSSEPSGNIELTEGVPAGRFAVTATSSDEWVSRVISGNPPCSALVRYRTLSLIKRILGNRLYESIRGSIIGNE; via the coding sequence GTGAAACACGATTCACGCGCCTCGGTCCTGATGTATCACGCTCTCGAATCACCCGATATGCCGTGCGGTCTCCAGGAAAGTGGAGAACTTGTCTATGTCGTCGACGAATCACGCTTTCGTCTGCATATGACCCTGATCGAGAAAAGTGGCGCCCGGGTAACCCTCCCCGGAGACAGTCTCTCTTCGTCCACCAGAGGTGATGTCATATTGACATTCGACGACGGTCACCGTTCCGGATATTCCCTGGCCCTGCCAATCCTCTCGGAATCAGGCCTCAGCGCGATCTTCTTTATCACCACCGACTGGACCGGAAAAGATCATTATCTCACCAGGGAACAAATAAAACAGCTTCACGATTCGGGAATGATGATAGGTTCACATGGAATTTCACACCGGTTCATGACAGACCTTACCGACGACGAACTCACGGCAGAACTGACCGGATCGAAAGAGAGCCTCGAATCGATCATCGGGGAGGATGTCACATCCTTCTCCGCCCCGGGTGGACGGATCGACAGACGCGTCACCATGGCTGCCCTGAAGGCGGGCTACAGATGGATCTTCAGCTCCGAACCTTCCGGGAACATTGAACTGACTGAAGGAGTTCCCGCGGGAAGATTCGCCGTGACCGCGACAAGCAGCGACGAATGGGTATCACGGGTGATCTCGGGGAATCCCCCCTGTTCAGCATTGGTCAGGTACAGGACCCTCTCCCTGATCAAAAGAATCCTGGGTAACAGGCTCTACGAATCGATCAGGGGATCTATAATAGGAAATGAATGA
- a CDS encoding glycosyltransferase family 2 protein: protein MPKTAFWISFLFITYTYAGYPFILFLLARFFQVKVHRITPEDPPSISVVIAARNEEANIQKRLDNLLSQDYPAGKMEIIVISDGSNDSTETIVKEYLSAGIPGNSENPAILLVTHAKNRGKPAALNAGLERATGEIVVFTDARQEFESRAILELIANFSDPRVGAVSGELVFKKDGDTEISTEMGMYWNYEKWIRKTESRIHSVAGATGGIYAARRNLVEALPEPVILDDVLVPMRVVLKGYRTVFESRAVAWDTVSKDLAQEKRRKVRTLLGNYQLIQLMPELLMPGKNPIFFQFISHKFMRLLVPFFLIMMSLSAVMTGEGPYIIFFLATVALAIFPLFEKRLSSVPLAGKIASVSRAFFSLNYFALLAFLRFIRPGKEDIW from the coding sequence TTGCCTAAAACAGCATTCTGGATATCTTTTCTCTTCATAACCTACACATATGCAGGATACCCGTTCATCCTGTTCCTGCTGGCCAGATTCTTTCAAGTAAAGGTACACAGGATAACGCCCGAAGATCCGCCTTCGATCTCTGTTGTTATAGCAGCCAGGAACGAAGAGGCAAATATTCAGAAAAGGCTCGACAACCTTCTGTCCCAGGATTACCCGGCAGGAAAGATGGAGATCATCGTCATCTCCGACGGTTCAAACGATTCCACCGAAACTATAGTAAAGGAATATCTGAGTGCCGGTATCCCGGGAAATTCCGAGAACCCCGCGATACTGCTTGTCACCCACGCCAAAAACAGGGGAAAACCAGCGGCCCTCAACGCTGGCCTTGAAAGGGCGACAGGCGAGATCGTCGTCTTTACCGATGCCAGACAGGAGTTCGAATCCCGCGCGATATTGGAACTCATCGCGAACTTCAGCGATCCTCGTGTCGGCGCGGTGAGTGGCGAACTGGTGTTCAAAAAAGACGGCGACACAGAGATCAGCACCGAAATGGGAATGTACTGGAATTATGAAAAATGGATCAGAAAGACTGAGAGCAGGATTCACTCGGTCGCCGGAGCCACGGGGGGAATTTACGCGGCAAGAAGGAATCTGGTCGAAGCGCTGCCCGAGCCAGTGATCCTCGACGACGTCCTGGTGCCGATGAGGGTCGTGTTGAAAGGCTACCGGACAGTCTTCGAGAGCAGGGCCGTAGCATGGGATACCGTCTCGAAAGACCTCGCTCAGGAAAAGAGAAGGAAAGTAAGGACCCTGCTTGGAAACTATCAGCTGATACAGCTGATGCCGGAACTTCTCATGCCTGGAAAGAACCCGATATTCTTCCAGTTCATCAGCCACAAGTTCATGCGGCTCCTCGTGCCCTTTTTCCTCATAATGATGTCTCTCAGCGCTGTCATGACCGGTGAAGGCCCGTATATCATCTTCTTCCTGGCAACTGTGGCGCTCGCTATCTTTCCCCTGTTCGAGAAGAGACTCTCATCCGTTCCGCTGGCAGGAAAGATCGCTTCTGTATCAAGGGCTTTCTTCTCACTGAACTATTTCGCCCTCCTGGCCTTCCTGAGGTTTATCCGACCGGGCAAGGAGGATATCTGGTGA
- a CDS encoding RNA methyltransferase, which produces MNRTDRPLINSTRNPRVRAAISLQKKRDRDRLGLIIVEGTREVDRALEAGMNPVEAFICPTVSDGPVAENIAGNLMSKGSVLFEVSPAVYGKLAYRSSTEGIIAVFKKPEESLSSFTTHQAALYLVVDGVEKPGNLGAVFRSADGAGVNGIIVTGKGTDLYNPNVIRASLGTVFNIDSAVSTSSEAMRWLKEREIRMIVATPAAKQLYHEADLSSHCAIIVGSEDQGTSREYIDSADHLIRLPMRGIADSLNVSVSASILIYESLRQRTVAGRK; this is translated from the coding sequence ATGAACAGGACTGACAGGCCATTGATCAACAGCACCCGAAATCCACGGGTCAGGGCTGCCATATCACTTCAGAAAAAACGGGACCGTGACAGGCTCGGCCTGATAATTGTCGAGGGTACGAGGGAAGTGGACAGGGCGCTGGAAGCGGGCATGAATCCTGTTGAAGCCTTCATCTGCCCCACTGTATCGGACGGACCAGTGGCAGAAAACATCGCCGGAAATCTTATGTCGAAGGGATCGGTCCTTTTCGAAGTCAGCCCCGCAGTCTATGGAAAACTGGCATACAGAAGCAGTACTGAAGGCATCATCGCGGTCTTCAAAAAACCTGAAGAATCTCTTTCATCATTCACCACACATCAGGCCGCTCTCTATCTTGTAGTCGACGGAGTTGAAAAACCAGGGAATCTCGGAGCAGTATTCAGATCGGCGGATGGAGCAGGAGTAAACGGAATAATAGTGACCGGGAAAGGGACGGACCTGTATAATCCCAATGTGATCAGGGCCAGCCTTGGAACCGTATTTAATATTGATTCAGCGGTCTCTACTTCAAGCGAGGCCATGCGGTGGCTGAAGGAACGGGAAATAAGGATGATCGTCGCGACACCGGCAGCTAAACAGCTTTATCACGAGGCCGACCTGTCATCTCACTGCGCTATCATCGTAGGCAGCGAAGATCAGGGCACCTCTCGTGAGTATATCGATTCGGCCGATCATCTTATCAGGCTCCCAATGAGAGGTATCGCCGATTCTCTCAACGTATCGGTATCCGCTTCCATACTGATCTACGAGTCGCTCAGGCAGAGGACAGTCGCCGGAAGGAAATGA
- a CDS encoding PorV/PorQ family protein, which yields MRLPVGPKSIAMGETGAAIEGDHFGWLVNPGLLADADNTGIGLFHSQWVLDTYYDNITLAWRPASMISVGAGLTYMSTPEVQGYDVMGSATGMLKNNNFQGILGICVTPISNLGAGVSIKYFQERIADWTASGIGFDAGVVFRLPLVGLSLGASLQNIGPSIKFISHEEELPMAVRIGGAYHKTLVPGVAGLAFAADMVMPKHCDAYPSIGAELSLRDLICLRVGYCGENEREDNGLTAGGGIDIMGTLTMDYAWTPYGDLGDFHRVSVYFRR from the coding sequence TTGAGACTCCCAGTCGGCCCGAAATCGATCGCTATGGGTGAGACGGGCGCGGCTATAGAAGGAGATCACTTCGGATGGCTCGTAAACCCGGGCCTGCTGGCAGATGCTGACAACACAGGCATCGGCCTGTTCCACAGCCAATGGGTGCTGGATACCTATTACGACAACATCACACTTGCCTGGCGGCCGGCTTCCATGATCAGTGTAGGAGCGGGACTGACATACATGTCCACACCCGAAGTTCAGGGTTATGACGTGATGGGCTCTGCGACCGGGATGCTCAAGAACAACAATTTCCAGGGTATTCTTGGAATCTGCGTGACTCCGATCTCGAACCTGGGCGCTGGAGTCAGCATAAAGTATTTTCAGGAGAGGATCGCCGACTGGACGGCCAGCGGGATCGGGTTCGATGCCGGTGTAGTCTTCAGACTTCCTCTCGTCGGTCTTTCATTGGGAGCTTCGCTCCAGAATATCGGGCCGTCCATCAAGTTTATCTCCCACGAAGAAGAACTCCCCATGGCAGTCCGGATCGGTGGAGCTTACCATAAGACACTGGTGCCTGGTGTCGCGGGACTTGCCTTTGCGGCCGACATGGTAATGCCGAAACATTGTGACGCCTACCCCTCGATCGGCGCTGAGTTGAGTCTGAGAGACCTCATATGCCTGCGAGTCGGATACTGTGGTGAGAACGAACGCGAAGATAACGGATTGACTGCCGGCGGCGGTATCGATATCATGGGTACCCTGACCATGGACTACGCTTGGACTCCATACGGTGATCTGGGCGATTTTCACAGGGTATCTGTATATTTTCGCCGGTAG
- a CDS encoding glycosyltransferase gives MKVVHALRSLEFGGAEKLVIELASCQVRSGDIDVGLACINPGGALEAEAISRDLPVSVTGLGPIRYLSGISRMRKYLLTARPDLVHTHNFLAHTHTAPAARMLGIPIIHTKHGRAVTSMSWSPALRRYIYSLAHAVVVVSKETGEIFARRSGVRNSKIRVIHNGIDLDRYRNISVDRQSLPGLEKIDKEDLLFGAVSRLDPVKDHTTMLRAFAEVAASRGDCYFLIVGDGPERGNIETLIKELSIEDRVIMTGFTNEVPLYVSAMDMYLQPSLEEGLSLTLLEAAASGVPAVVTPVGGNPEVITGGLSGSFVDVGDYHGLATIMESFMEDPAPFTTMARRAGESVEAEFSLASMEAGYRTLYLEAMGREETL, from the coding sequence GTGAAGGTCGTCCACGCGTTGAGAAGCCTCGAGTTCGGCGGCGCTGAAAAGCTCGTCATCGAGCTGGCATCGTGTCAGGTACGGTCGGGTGATATCGATGTGGGACTTGCCTGTATCAACCCGGGCGGAGCTCTCGAGGCCGAGGCGATATCACGGGACCTTCCCGTGAGTGTCACCGGGCTGGGACCTATCCGTTACCTTTCCGGAATCTCGAGGATGAGAAAGTATCTTCTCACTGCTCGTCCCGATCTGGTACATACCCATAATTTTCTTGCTCACACGCACACCGCGCCGGCGGCAAGGATGCTCGGCATCCCGATCATCCATACGAAACACGGCAGGGCCGTGACTTCGATGAGCTGGTCGCCCGCGCTCAGGAGATATATCTATTCGCTGGCCCACGCTGTAGTAGTAGTCTCGAAGGAGACAGGGGAGATATTTGCGAGAAGAAGCGGAGTCAGGAATTCGAAGATCAGGGTCATACATAACGGGATCGACCTGGATAGATACAGAAACATCAGTGTGGACAGACAGTCCCTTCCGGGGCTGGAAAAGATAGATAAAGAGGATTTGTTGTTCGGCGCTGTATCGAGGCTAGACCCTGTAAAGGATCACACGACCATGTTGCGCGCGTTTGCTGAAGTCGCGGCTAGTCGCGGCGACTGCTACTTTCTCATAGTGGGAGATGGCCCCGAGCGCGGGAATATAGAGACGCTGATAAAGGAGCTTTCGATAGAGGACAGGGTGATCATGACCGGATTCACAAATGAGGTCCCCCTCTATGTGTCTGCCATGGATATGTATCTTCAGCCTTCCCTCGAGGAGGGGTTATCGCTTACCTTGCTTGAGGCAGCCGCGTCGGGAGTGCCGGCGGTCGTTACTCCCGTGGGTGGAAACCCGGAAGTCATCACAGGCGGACTCTCGGGCAGTTTCGTGGATGTGGGGGACTACCATGGACTGGCCACGATAATGGAAAGTTTTATGGAGGATCCTGCTCCATTTACGACGATGGCGCGAAGGGCCGGGGAGTCGGTAGAAGCAGAGTTTTCCCTGGCCAGCATGGAAGCTGGCTACAGGACACTTTATCTGGAGGCTATGGGAAGAGAGGAGACCCTCTGA
- a CDS encoding asparagine synthase has translation MGRIFAAASWRSRKGRSFRADTIVESMAAGAGGTGGGMNIITVSDDGVAAAGLIPGGRNFISGVSQEDHGRAIISFLGAMPGLDDLFQDEGLDIRKDTGANLIVLYRKYNEAFLEKLPGMFCLAIYDGDRHELLVAGDRNGYFPVYYVNTPEGVAFSSLIEPLTSLNIRKGIDRSSAVEYLFFDALYGSRTFYSDILLIPHGGWLKADTAAGTITSDTYFSYEGLFDISKYNENRNIDAPSILTEKMRESVGRIVGSRDENDFGLMCGGGVDCSYIGGILRGDKPGIPMFCTSVVDGDVSEEDMGRETSERLGSDFRAGYLPQRKYYPLLLKSILDFGQPIAHPNLARFYIIAELTASAGRSEQILGVASDLLFGGQANVRSFYKYLRLSKLVSFLPAKLRRLMVIAAGRQDTANLELRLRNPLHVLASAGMGNLERASARSSILEAVSGIADKNERAVKMLMIENLCDYQQHLLNRRYAMSAGQGIGLWFPFLDMEVVKFAINLPVRHCIDWKTSKKVVRKAAAPYLGGGLASRAKWGGDIPVDRWIAPLSWLLKGGFLQQQLDFDPVRLAPLLSSQRKLLWNMLDIELWGRLCLFGQDPEDILTSIRKNGLECDSYESVLK, from the coding sequence ATGGGAAGGATCTTTGCTGCAGCTTCATGGCGCAGCAGAAAGGGACGGTCGTTCCGCGCCGACACGATTGTGGAATCGATGGCCGCGGGAGCGGGTGGAACCGGCGGAGGGATGAACATCATCACAGTGAGCGACGACGGAGTCGCTGCAGCGGGACTTATCCCGGGGGGCAGGAATTTTATCTCGGGAGTCTCCCAGGAAGACCATGGAAGGGCGATAATATCTTTTCTTGGCGCGATGCCCGGCCTCGACGACCTCTTCCAGGATGAGGGGCTTGATATACGTAAAGACACAGGTGCGAATCTGATCGTCCTGTACAGAAAATACAATGAGGCTTTTCTGGAAAAGCTGCCCGGCATGTTCTGTCTGGCAATCTACGATGGAGACAGGCACGAGCTTCTCGTCGCGGGAGACAGGAACGGGTATTTCCCGGTCTATTACGTAAATACTCCGGAGGGGGTCGCATTCTCGTCGCTGATAGAGCCGCTGACTTCCCTCAATATTCGCAAGGGGATAGACAGGTCCTCGGCTGTCGAGTATCTTTTCTTTGACGCTCTTTACGGCAGCAGGACTTTCTATTCCGACATCCTGTTGATTCCCCACGGTGGATGGCTGAAGGCCGACACTGCCGCGGGAACGATCACCTCCGACACATATTTCAGCTATGAGGGACTCTTCGATATTTCAAAGTATAACGAGAACAGGAATATAGATGCACCTTCCATCCTTACGGAAAAGATGAGAGAGAGTGTCGGGCGGATAGTCGGCAGCAGGGACGAGAACGATTTTGGCCTGATGTGTGGTGGTGGGGTCGACTGCAGTTATATAGGAGGGATCCTCAGGGGTGACAAGCCCGGGATCCCGATGTTCTGCACTTCGGTCGTCGATGGGGACGTCTCGGAAGAAGATATGGGCAGGGAGACATCGGAAAGGCTGGGAAGCGATTTCCGCGCCGGTTACCTGCCGCAGAGGAAATACTATCCGCTTCTCCTGAAGAGTATCCTCGATTTCGGCCAGCCGATCGCCCATCCGAATCTTGCAAGGTTTTACATAATCGCGGAGCTCACTGCTTCCGCGGGCAGGTCCGAGCAGATCCTCGGTGTGGCGAGCGATCTTCTGTTTGGTGGTCAGGCAAATGTCAGATCGTTCTACAAGTACCTCAGGCTTTCGAAACTCGTTTCATTTCTTCCCGCCAAGCTCCGTCGCCTGATGGTCATCGCCGCCGGGCGGCAGGATACGGCCAATCTGGAACTGAGGCTCAGAAACCCCCTGCATGTATTGGCCTCGGCAGGGATGGGTAATCTCGAGAGAGCATCGGCCAGGAGCAGTATCCTGGAAGCGGTGTCCGGTATCGCGGATAAAAATGAGCGTGCGGTGAAGATGTTGATGATCGAGAATCTCTGTGACTATCAGCAGCACCTTCTGAACAGGCGTTACGCTATGAGTGCCGGCCAGGGAATCGGGTTGTGGTTTCCCTTCCTCGACATGGAAGTTGTGAAGTTCGCCATAAATCTTCCTGTGCGCCATTGTATCGACTGGAAAACGTCGAAGAAGGTGGTCCGGAAAGCGGCTGCTCCGTACCTGGGAGGTGGGCTGGCCTCACGGGCAAAGTGGGGGGGAGACATACCGGTCGACAGGTGGATAGCGCCACTGTCCTGGCTGTTGAAGGGCGGATTCCTGCAGCAGCAGCTCGATTTCGATCCGGTCAGACTGGCTCCGCTCCTCAGCAGTCAGCGAAAGCTGCTATGGAACATGCTCGACATCGAGTTATGGGGCCGCCTTTGTCTGTTCGGTCAGGACCCCGAGGATATTCTGACCTCCATAAGAAAGAACGGACTCGAATGTGATTCTTACGAGTCCGTCCTGAAGTAA